The Vitis vinifera cultivar Pinot Noir 40024 chromosome 18, ASM3070453v1 region ATTCATgttcttttatatatagtatttcttttatatgaatTTGTATGTTGATAGACCTCTTGTTTCCTGATTTCTGACTTTTCATGTGGCAAAAATTGGTAGGATAAGTTCTGGTTGGTCTTACTCATTAAAGACATGTATGTTAGGTTTTTATTCTAACAGAAAGACTGGTAGAATCATGAGTGATAAAAAATTTAGCTCTTGCAGGAATCAATTTGAAGTCTGGTGCAATTCATTTATGTCAATCATATAGTGTTCTTTTGGGATAGCTTTAGCTTTTGCTGTTGATGCTAATCCTGTGAGATTGGTTTTGTGTTTGAGAACTGTGTTTTAGAAATACTTCTACAAGAAGTAAGGGTAagttgaatatttttaaaaattaagtttgatatttttagaaattttattaacTCATATATACTTCCTGCATTGTGCTTGTGTGGGCCCATATTTGGGAGTTTTGTTCAGAGATATTGAGACTTTGCCTCTAGGATTCAGACATGGATTTAATCCTTTAGGAAGCTCCTACATAAAGCttataaaataatcattttgcTGATTAATGCTATCCTTTGAGGTATCTACCTCTTGTGgtgattaaaatataaaatttctttagaAACGTAGTATAATATTGTAATCTGTTGGAACTGTAAATGCAATCATACTTGCTTCCTTAAGTCTGCTGCACTTCGTTATGCGCTACTGAAAGTATTTAGGTTTCTTAActgcaatatttttttaacagtGCTTTCTTTCCCCTTCCTAAATCTGATGCATTTTCATGTTGGTGCAGATCTGTCCATGGAAAGTAATCATTATACGGAGGTGAGATTGAACCTGTTGGAACTGAATGTTGTGCAAGAAGCTTTTTTATGAACCTGAGATTATTAGTTTATCTTAACCTCTTTCTGATTATCCTGTAGGTGAAGAACTTAACAGAATCATCAGAGATTGCAGATTTATCTGCACCAAAGCTTTCATTTTCCATACCATCAACTTCATCTTTCTCAACACCAACAGAAGATCCATTGTCCTCCCAAACTCACCCTATTCCGGCCAACTCAACCCCATCAAGGCGGGCTCGTTGTTCACCAGGACACCAGCTGTTGAGACAAGTTTCAGATAGTCGAATCCTAGGATTGAAATCGCCAAATAACAACTCAATGTCTGACCGGAGACCATCTTTTGTACTCTCCACTTGCAGCAATGACTTAACAAATGGATCCCAAGGTGGTTCTTCTGATGGATGGTCCATGCGCACATTTTCCGAGCTTGTGGCCTCTTCTCAAAGAGAAAGGTGGTCTTTTGACAGTGAGCACTTTGGTTCTGGTCGTGGCAAGATAAGTGGGTCTAGCAGCAGGTTCTCATGTTCTCCCTCCATTGATCTGCAAAATTGTGGAGCTTGCTCAAAGCTCTTGACGGAGAGATCTTCATTTAGCAGCCAAAAGATTGTTCCTAATAATGAGCTCTCAGTGGTTGCTGTGCTGGTTTGTGGACATGTTTACCATGCTGAGTGTCTGGAGACTATGACACTGGAAGCTGACAGGTTTGACCCAGCTTGCCCAGTATGTATGGTTGGGGAGAAGCAAGTTTCAAAGATGTCAAGAAAAGCTTTGAGAGTGGAAGCAGAGTTAAAGGCAAGGAACAATAAGATATCCAGAAACAGGGTTGTGGACAGTTATCTTGACGGTGGTTTTGATGTTTGTGATCGCCGGAAACATACTgaacaagaaagaaaatttccaaaaatggAATCCAGTTCCAGTGTAAGAAGCTCCTTTGCAAAGCCTTTCTTGAGGCGGCACTTTTCACTTGGGTCTAAGTGGAGTAGATCTCTTTCAGACAGCGACTCTACTAGGAAAAAGGGGTTTTGGGCAAGATATCGCAAGGATTGAACCATCCAATTGGTCAGAGGTGAGCCATGCCATCCATCTCATCTCATAGAAATAACAATATATCGCATTAGCAATTTGGGAATTTTCTTCTAGCGGTAACATAACTTAAGCTATTACAGTATTAATTTTCAGTTCTCATCCCATTGAGGTGTTTCCCCTGCCTGGTTGCACACCTGGGCTTTAAATGCATTGTCCATCTGAAAATTTAGTTGCACTTTGGTGATACAGATTTCATTAATGGTTGCCTGGAGATCTCAACATGAAAGGAGCAAGTTGCAGTACCCAAGAAGTTTTTTGAAGGGTGCAATAGCTCACTGTCATTTAGTGTCACAGCCAGGTTGGAAGTGGACTGTGAAGCTTCACTATGGAGGTGAGGAATAAGGTAAAATGGCTTTTGAAGAACTTTCACATGTACTAGCTCCAACATGTTTGATGTGTTATTCAAACAGCCATCagttttattttggaaaaaaccTAGGGCCGTTTGGTGGGCTAATGAAGGCAGTCATTCTACACCGTTTCTCATTTCTCAGGTCATGAACCCATTGGGGTTGTGATAATTTTAgacaaaaaaatcaattacCATGCAGTGCTTTGATCCATAATTACCAGATATGCAGAAAAGGGTGTATAGTAAATAAAGTCTGCACCCTTTTCACAAGGACTTGTATAAAAAAGGATTATTTAACCCATTATTGATAGTAATAACAAGAAAGCTTGAGCCCAAGCATTGGCCCTCGCATGAAAATTGGTATTCTGGGTTGTGATTGATTAAAATGTGCTTTATAACATGGGCAAGTTCTAGGGAATGCAACACCCGGCAGATGATTTCAAGTGGATGATTGGAGAGTTGATTTTACCATTTATTCAGTCTCCGTTGTTAACCCCATCTTCTTAGGCTCTTTCATGGCATCATCTTGATGTTGGGATATTCCTTCTTGAGGAACCTTTTGTAGGGACTGCCAAATATCGCCCATAATTCATGGATAGGAATTTTGAGAAAGAGAAGTTCCACATTGCAGTCAAAGGGCCCATGTTCTGCCTTTCATGAGCTCTTTCGATGTAATGTGCTATTTCTTGCGGTATCATTACAATACGAGGCATTTCACAATTCATTAAGAGAATGACTGCTTCCAACATCTTTAAATGAACTAGTGGTGAAAGGACAATATCATGTCATTCTATCTACTTTGAAATTGGATTCTCCATATTGTCAATAATGCTCTGTAGTCCCGACCTGTAAGTTGGATGAAGAAGGGTTACTCCTAGTTCCTTCTTCATACGAGCATTGGAGACGCGCTTCTCGGCCTGCCGTGCACTTCCAGGAAATACACTCTCTTTGATGTGGTTTGGCCACTTCTTCTCAATCAAGTCCCGTGCAAATGCAAATACTTGTGCCCGTGGGGCAGGGTCATCATCAACTATATTGTAAATTTTCCTGAACAAAGTGGAAGCAAAGAATGAATTACATTCTCCTTTGAATAGATGAGGGTTAAACACTCAAAAAGATAATTGAAAGCGACTAGACAaggattttcttcttcttcgctGATGCCCATGCCTGGGAGCcctatgaaaaaaatcattagcCGGACTATCCATAAGTGGCCAAGTTATGATTTGGCATGAAACTCTTACCCATTGTGAATGATCAGGCAAAAAGGGCTGCACCTTAGGAGACTCATTTAGCACAAGCACCCCTTGTGACTTGGTCTTCAAATATGGGAGACTTAAGGAAACCTTTCCACCAGGAGGCAGGAAAAAcaatcttttctattttcttcctCTTATTTTCTACTATACTGTTTCCTAATGGGATATGTCATCTATAGGATTaatgtaccaaaaaaaaaaaaaaaatccgagTTTGGTAATGCTGACAATCAGAACCTACCCGACGGATGGTATTTGAATAGTAGCCTTAAGGGCTTGGCAAATGTCCGCAACATGAACCCTGGATGTGTATTGCCTGGAAATCCTCTTCCTCTGGCCTTCTGTCAAAGGCCCCTGCTTAATTATAGTGTCAACAGCACTGCAAATATAATTCATAAGAATGTCAGCCTTAAGCATCACACATTTGGATCAAAGCTCAGCTCCATCagaaatgattttttaactGTCGAAATAAGGAGATGTGGAAACAGACTGAAAATTGCTCATATTGGATTGCAAAAATGACAATTCAGGGTGGAtcttgtatattattttataacaaCCTGCTTCAttccatgtagatattatccacTTTGGATACAATGAGCCCTTACTACTTTAAAAACCATCTCTATGGTTAGAAGAAGCAGACCATATATATGGTCTCAAGAACTTCTTCACCTATTTGATGTGAGATATCGCATTAGTAAACACGTTCTAAAGATGTGAGAAACCATTGGActcaaagcggacaatatctacatgattagGAGAGTGTTACAGATACTGAATGCTAGATATGCAAGATCCAAGCCAAAAACTGTATCATTTTTGTCAGAATGAGAAACCAACAATTAAGTACAGATTACCAAAACAATTGCAAGCCTACTGATACTCTACAATATTCATGACGACCTTCTTCCAGGGCCGTAGATACCTCCAAGTCGAAATATTTGTGTTGAGAGTCCAAGCTCACTGCCCAGACTTGACCATCCTTTCTCAGCAGCTAACCTCAATTTAGCTGACTCACTTGCAGGGCTTGCTGGGTAGCTGCCATAggattattgatattttttgtgaCATGTTAACTTATTGCACAACAATTCACATTGCAAAGTGCTTAGTTAAGAGTTGTAAGACGCTGACACATACTCTTCATCTACCAATTCACCACCACAATTTCCATATACGCCTGCACATTAGAAGGAATATTTCTCAAGTACAAGAACCAAATTGAGGAGCTTTACATGGGCATGAAATACAGATCTGGAGTTAAAATCAGATCATGGGTTTTGAAAGTGAGAAAAAGTGAATACACATGGCACTGATGGTATTTAACAGACAGGTAATCCGTAGCATGTCTGCCTATGCATGCAAGTATGAAAAAGTGAATTTATTGGTTTATGCAGGTatgaaaaagttatatatttgtTTCATAGCAGTTATTATGAAGACATACTCGTTGATGACAAATAACAGAGCCACTGAAGATCTCCATCCATGATCCTGCTTTTAAGAAATTTATCATGCTGAAGAATCTGAAGAAGACACAAGAAAACAAAGCTAAGGGAGCATGCAAGATGGataattacaaaaatcaactaatgaattaaaacatCATTAATATTAGAAACAGTACTCTATGCTTACAGGATCACCAATACCCACAACAGGAGGGATGGAGACTAGGAGGTGCGTACTATATTTCAAAGCATTTAGTACTCCCAgtctgaaaaataaataacttagtTAATCCAGTAGTAAACAGAACTTGTGAAGGCAATGAAAATAAGAATGGTTTAAAAAAGGAGTTTGAAACATTAAGTGATTTCCTTTCATCAGCATCTATAAGAGACTTGAaccctaaaaatattattatttggacAATCTGCCCAAATGGCAGTCATAAAACTTCTGCAAGAATGTTGTTATTATCGTTTATCTTTTACAAATTGCCCGGTACCATTTGATACTCTGTCAAGACAATATGAGTTTGATTAATAGGGCATCAACAGAGCCTGAGATTCATATTCTGGAGATCTTTAAGAACCAGGTTCAACCAACTCTGAGCATCAGCTCAGTTCAGATTCATCAACAGTTGCTTCTAAATTTGCGCACAAAGGgcttattaacaaaaaattacaatagaGATGCATAAAAACTCACTCTGGCTCATTGGCATCAAAGAGGTAGATATTAAATCCCCTCTCTTCGagtttcttctttttaaaaGCGCTAGTGCAAGTCCCAGAGACAACCCTACAATTTCAGTGTCCAATATCTTAGATTTTATATTGATATTCCCAATAATATTAATAGCACATTCCACAAAATTCAATAGAAAATAGATGTGGCATCAATTAAATGTTCTATCAAAGAAATTGTAGCAACCAACTAAATTATAATAGCCTCGTTGATATTGTAATTCAATAAAGAGATCAGGTATAACAGCAATAGAACTACATGCATCCACTGATAAAAAGGTACAACAGTGGCAAAAAGATCAAACCAAATTTACtaatttcctcattttccatCCAATCCAATTCAACTATGAAATGTAGCAAAATTCACGCTTTCTGTTACTCTTTATATTTACAAGTTTAttcgttttctttttattaggaAACATTTTCCGGGGATTTGGGATATTCAAATTTCAaccagaaaatgaaaatgaaatatttgtttGGGACCAAAGAAAGCAAACATCAAATCGAATCGAATCCATTTACCGATGGAAACATAAATAAACGAgtggaaaacaaagaaaaccccAGAGATTACCATCCGTGGTTCTTGAGATCTTGTGCGAAAAACTGCCCCACGAAACCCATCCCGAGAATGAACATCCTATTCCGAGACTCCGAAACTTCAGTCTCGGTCGAGCAACGTAGAACACCGGTCGAGGCTCCTGGAAACGATTCCGATTTTAGAAATCTTGGAAGATGGAGACTCGTCGGTAAACTTTTGCCGACTTGGAGAGGAGTTGCCAGAAACTGGCACGACAGTTGGCACATGACCATTTCCCCGAAAGATCGGGcgacaaaaagaaaaagttatcgGTTGAGATCGCTTTGAAAGTAAGCGAGGGTGTGACTGTGAGGGTCGAGACCCTGACTTTTGAATCCACCTGGAGTTTGGATACCCATGTGATTGAGGCCCATTGGGCCAAGTTGAGCCCAAGTAAACAACCCTTTCATCTTTTATCCATTCCAAACGTGGGAAAGGGGGAGCGGGAACGAGCATATGCTTTCAAATacaatgattaaaaatgatcaaattctttcgtatttaaaaaaaaaaaattaatattgttGTAAGACAAAGACAAATACAATGCaaattaaaatagtaaaaataaaatatatcttactttgataataatatataataaaaaaaaaaatcaaagaagagagttaagaaaattgagataatgaaaaataaagagaacgagataaaataagaatttttttttttacttaaggATACATATTACATAGGGACGAGAAGtccttttataggctttccaaatggctttcattaatattctcattaatgagtattaatgaaagtcataaataatacttaattaacatttattataattaatacgGTGACATTCATTACTTCAGTTTTAACTAATATTTCCATTTCTCCTTTTCACGTATTAATCATTAACAAGTGTTAACCCTATGTCCATCTTTGGTGATTAATAGATACCACTGAATTCCTGGAATGGAAACTACACGAAACCCAATCCCCACTAACTAATGACTGCTTTGAGTGAGGGCAATCGGTTTTGTATTCACATCAACAATTAAATACCGCTAATTCCATTCACCTGCCATTCCAATATACCAGAAGAAGGCGGCACATTAAACCCAACTTCGAAAAAATTCAGGAGCCAACTGATATCGACTCCCCATCCTTTCTAATGATGATTTTGGGTTGGAGTCAAGCCTGGCCATGTTATGAATTTATGATACAGATGAGCAACCTAACTCCACCTGTCACAATATTTAATGCCCTTTTAAGTTTCAACAACAAAAACCTTAGCCTCCAGCTCACAAGTTCAACTTCTGGGAAAGCTATTTATCTTCCCCTCCCTCTGTGTCCTTGTGCATGCGACACTCGTCTCTTATTTTTTCTTGAAGAAGCAGATGGAGGATTATATTGTAAAATTGGTTGTTTCGGGAGTTATTTCATGGGCGAGTACTTTCATGGTAATCAGGAGGATGTTCCCCAAGCGCTCTTTCGGTTTCTGCAACCGCCTTGTTTCTACGATTCATGCAACTCTGGCAGTGACCTTGTCCTCACTCACTGTGGAGGATTGGCGTTGCCCAGTTTGTCCTCTGGCCTCAAAATCATCTCCAAAGCAGGTATTTCATTCAGCAATGGAGATTTGTTTGCTTTTAGATTTTCTCTTTGAATCATGTGGAGTACCACTATATTGAAAATGCAGATGCAAACGCTAGCGGTGACCCTGGCTTATCTCATCTATGATCTGATTTGCTGCCTCTTGGAGGACAAACGTGTCAATCTCGACAATTCGATCCACCATTTAGTTAGCATTGTTGGTATTGGAGCAGGCCTCTTCTATGAAATGGTAACAACTAAGAACTAATACTACTTTACTCAAATATTTTGGTGACGAATTAATGTCAAGTATGGGGATATATGCAGTGTGGATCAGAGATGGTTGCATCATTATGGATAACAGAGATATCCAGCCCTTTCTTACACTTGAGGGAGCTTCTCAAAGAGCTTGGGTACAGGGACACCGATCTTAATTTGATCGTTGATGTCAGTACAGAAATATGACacaaattcttatataaaactTACCTCTCTTTGATGTCAAGTCATCAACAGATCTAATTTTGGTGTCACACAGATGTTATTTGCAATCATATTCACAATTGCAAGGATGATATGTGGTCCATGCCTCGTGTATGTCACTCTATCTGCCAGCAATCCCCTCCTCATAAAGGTTTGTTTCTGTATTCACTGGTTTAAAGTGGCACGTACAGTAGCAAAGGGTGTAGTAACTACTAACTAGTAACAACCACTGAACTAGGGATGTTAATATTTGTTGGCTAATCTCCTCAGCTAGATTAATGTACCTTTCTATACTATCTCCCTCCAGGCAATGGCTTTGGGACTGCAGCTGGTCAGCGCTTTCTGGTTCTTCAAGATTGCTAGGATGGTGAAATACAAAATGACTAAGAGGACTAAATCTAAAGCAGTTGCTTCAAGCCTATAACATGGCCACACTGTAATAAAAACTCCAGCAGGCTTCCTCTCTTTGTTGTCTTCGAATTGCTTCTTCACCTCTCAGTTCTCACGAAATTGTACTACTATTGAACACCAAAAATTAGGGCTGCGGGGTGGAGGTACACGGGGCTTTAATGCCTAAAAGCATGTTCTTTCTCTCCTAACAGTCTGGATGTCATGTACCTAAGTTTATTGTTTGGATGTCATGTACAAGTTTATTGTTTGGCTGTGTTCCTTCTCCTACTGACTAGTTACATGTTTAAATTGCTATAATAGATGGCCAACTTTACAACTGTTAAGTCCACTATTCTAATTACTAGCAACAATTTAGCTGTGCAAATAGGAGACTTTCATGAACAGGAGCAGTTTACAAATGTTGTTACTCTACTGATTGAGGAACATAATATGACTTTTAGAACCCGTTTGACCGTGATTATAGTagaagtgtttttattggaaCTGTTTCCTTCTGCAGTGTTTTTTTGGACCatgattatattaatatttttacgagaatcagaaaaaatgattttaatagtgttttaaataatatgttGTATTagtataaaaacacttttaatattaataaattactaaaaattacATACAATTGTTTGAGGGGAGtagtgtttcaattttttatttttatttttgccctTTTTTGAAAACCATACCATTATATACCAACATGTATCACCacaatccaaatttcatattcttttCTATTTCTCAGCTACCAGACGCATACAGAAATCCTATCAATCATTAACAAAATCGCTCTCGCTTTGACTTCACCTCTCAAGTAGAGACCCTCTGGTGAAGATAATGGGACTTCGATGAAGTGTGGATGTTCCAGTTGCCTGTTTTTGCAGAGATAGTAAACCACCGGAACCTTCCTACTCTGCTGATACTTGGAAGACTTCTCCGTCCACACTTTGGCCATCTTCGGACTCGTTTGCCGGTACTTCTTCATCCTGGCCTCCATTTCACCTCCAAAACAGAGCATTTCAACAACTTCAACCGCCTTCAGTTCTTTCTATTCCCTGATTTTGTAGAGATTACACTCGTAACCACGCATAACCAAATCACACTGGATCTAACAGTACTCTCCAAACCCCTCAAATACTCAACGGATCAAACACcgagaaatgaagaaaataaattaaacagtAAAATTCAATATAGACACGAAAATGCAGAAAAGGAAGGAATATGGATGGAGAAAATGGGAGAAGTCCAAGAGAGAGAGTGTGGAGATCTGAGGAAGAAGAAAGACAGTGGAAAAAGGTTAGAAGAGAGGATTGAAATTAGGGCTAATGACGCCCGCATTTAAAGCCAGAGAGAGAAAAGACAGGGAGGAGTGGTATGAAAGAGAAGGAGAGGAGTTAGGGTGGTAGCTGACGAGAAAGGGAAGTGAAGATGACGGAGACTGGATGTGGATACGACAGTAGGATCGTCTCTCCTACTGTGTAGTCTTTGATGGTGAGCGATGGAGAGAGGTATGAGTGGAGGGAAGGGAAAATATCGGGAATCATAGgggtatttttgaaatattttaaaatttttgaagtatttttaaaaaaaaaaaaacacctatcaagtgttctctaaaaattacttttaaacgctttttcagatttttaaaagtgttctttaaaatttgtcaaacaccttatttttatcttaaaaatgtttttgaggtagaaacacttttaaaaatcatcacTAACTCTTAGTACCCAATGTAAGAAATGCTGTAACCCAATGGATTACCTTGTTAATTGTGGCTTTACTAATGACTAAATATTTACCTTTCGTGTGATCCAGACAGGCTCCCTCTTTCGAGTGTGTTTAGAAAATCCATTCCTTATAGTTTAGTTGATTTTCTAAGGTCAAGTGTGCCAGTTTCATTTGTAAACTACCTTG contains the following coding sequences:
- the LOC100242078 gene encoding uncharacterized protein LOC100242078 — protein: MGSVCCVPAKERALPNRATGESLHRNVIYSPSWSFHWDNRGRVAGEVDNTSYGAAHAVSRNVSLEMKGRLGHERGNFSDGGSLLDNFGTPTSQKSPVHEGTVANLMTPSDLSMESNHYTEVKNLTESSEIADLSAPKLSFSIPSTSSFSTPTEDPLSSQTHPIPANSTPSRRARCSPGHQLLRQVSDSRILGLKSPNNNSMSDRRPSFVLSTCSNDLTNGSQGGSSDGWSMRTFSELVASSQRERWSFDSEHFGSGRGKISGSSSRFSCSPSIDLQNCGACSKLLTERSSFSSQKIVPNNELSVVAVLVCGHVYHAECLETMTLEADRFDPACPVCMVGEKQVSKMSRKALRVEAELKARNNKISRNRVVDSYLDGGFDVCDRRKHTEQERKFPKMESSSSVRSSFAKPFLRRHFSLGSKWSRSLSDSDSTRKKGFWARYRKD
- the LOC100247218 gene encoding uncharacterized protein LOC100247218, with product MVMCQLSCQFLATPLQVGKSLPTSLHLPRFLKSESFPGASTGVLRCSTETEVSESRNRMFILGMGFVGQFFAQDLKNHGWVVSGTCTSAFKKKKLEERGFNIYLFDANEPELGVLNALKYSTHLLVSIPPVVGIGDPILQHDKFLKSRIMDGDLQWLCYLSSTSVYGNCGGELVDEDYPASPASESAKLRLAAEKGWSSLGSELGLSTQIFRLGGIYGPGRSAVDTIIKQGPLTEGQRKRISRQYTSRVHVADICQALKATIQIPSVGKIYNIVDDDPAPRAQVFAFARDLIEKKWPNHIKESVFPGSARQAEKRVSNARMKKELGVTLLHPTYRSGLQSIIDNMENPISK
- the LOC100259200 gene encoding uncharacterized protein LOC100259200 is translated as MEDYIVKLVVSGVISWASTFMVIRRMFPKRSFGFCNRLVSTIHATLAVTLSSLTVEDWRCPVCPLASKSSPKQMQTLAVTLAYLIYDLICCLLEDKRVNLDNSIHHLVSIVGIGAGLFYEMCGSEMVASLWITEISSPFLHLRELLKELGYRDTDLNLIVDMLFAIIFTIARMICGPCLVYVTLSASNPLLIKAMALGLQLVSAFWFFKIARMVKYKMTKRTKSKAVASSL